From the Candidatus Cloacimonadota bacterium genome, the window TATTGTCAAGAAACATGTTACTGTGAGCACCAGCAATATCCCCAGTGTTGAATGGACATGCACGATCTCTTCTCAATGTATGCATTATCGCCATTTTCTTGCTGATCGCCTTTAACAGATTGAGTAAATTCTTATGTTCTAGTTACTTACTAAGGACTATCTTACCCGTTATTGAGGACTCTTTATCCTGGTATCTGTACAAATATACTCCAGCAGACAATGATCGAGTAGAAAACTCTGCCTCGGATCCTTCTATCGGTGTATCGAAAACTTTTTGTCCTCTTATGTTATATACATCCAGCATGCCATTGCTAATGATGTTGCTTTTAACTTTTATTATCTCTCCCACTTGTGCTGGATTAGGAAACAGATGCATTACTTGAGGACTTGAGACATCATCTTCATTGCTTATTATCGAATCTCCCAATTTTAGATCTGTAGGCATCATGCCCACACCGTAGCTTTTCCAAAAGTTAAAATCATCACGATATAAATCCACTTGTGAGTTTGTTCCCCAGTTTGGAACCAAAACTGCCATAAATTCCGAATTGCCACAAATGTCCGATCCACCGTTCATTATTGGATTATTAAAGCCATTTATCAATGTGAAGTTTTGAGCATCGTACTTATAAAGTACTTCGCCGGAACTATCTGCCACCCAGGCAGATCCGTGATCATCAAAAAAAATATTGCCCGGAGTTCCACCCAAATCGATCTGATGCACAACTTCGTCTACAATAGTATCGATAACATAAATCATCCCTCCAATTTCCGCCCAGTTTCCGGTACAGGATACATGCAAGAGGTTGTCTCGCATCACTAAATATTGTGGATTGGCGGCAACTGGTATAGTATCAATAACCTCAAAGCTACTTAGATCTATAACCGATACTGAGGAGCCAGCATAATTCTGTAAATAGTTGCCCGCATTGGCTACATATAGTTTGTTGCCTACTACTGCCAATGCTTCGGGAGCAGTTCCTACCATCACAAAATCTTCTATCAACCCCGAATTAGCATTCATTTTATATACTTTGGAACTAAACAAGCCACTTATATAAAAATGCCCACCAAATCGTACCATATCCCAGGGGTTAGCTCCTAGCTCTACAAAATAATTACCTACATTTACGCCGCTCGTCTTATTTATTTTGCCTATTGAATTGTCACCAGAATTTACAACATAAAGGTAATCGTGCCCAACCAACATTTTATTAGGTATATTCCCCAAAATGCTGAATGAATTTTGCACGCTATCTGTTGCCAAATCTATTCGGCTTAGAGTGCGAGATTGAGAGTTAACTACAAAGATTACT encodes:
- a CDS encoding T9SS type A sorting domain-containing protein; the protein is MKRYLLICIILMVNAFSTYRAEVIFVVNSQSRTLSRIDLATDSVQNSFSILGNIPNKMLVGHDYLYVVNSGDNSIGKINKTSGVNVGNYFVELGANPWDMVRFGGHFYISGLFSSKVYKMNANSGLIEDFVMVGTAPEALAVVGNKLYVANAGNYLQNYAGSSVSVIDLSSFEVIDTIPVAANPQYLVMRDNLLHVSCTGNWAEIGGMIYVIDTIVDEVVHQIDLGGTPGNIFFDDHGSAWVADSSGEVLYKYDAQNFTLINGFNNPIMNGGSDICGNSEFMAVLVPNWGTNSQVDLYRDDFNFWKSYGVGMMPTDLKLGDSIISNEDDVSSPQVMHLFPNPAQVGEIIKVKSNIISNGMLDVYNIRGQKVFDTPIEGSEAEFSTRSLSAGVYLYRYQDKESSITGKIVLSK